One part of the Raphanus sativus cultivar WK10039 chromosome 7, ASM80110v3, whole genome shotgun sequence genome encodes these proteins:
- the LOC108817013 gene encoding MATH domain and coiled-coil domain-containing protein At3g58410, translating into MDGHMKKKLTCVFKHLCLQQDDECHYSLPFKVAGCDWRLVAFRKRDTDGGYLSMYLDLAPGTLPPGWRRDVKFSLTLVTKGLPSLTKTLGGQGCFDAENNSCGFEEFLPLSKLWRYLDDYRLTIIAELDVIPAVVLPEEPAHMIIKPSLSCNQAYDDASVSRSQVEQVSCQLEQKNENHDSDENGGKWFNTVASVKEIQPVKETTNVNGFEVLSSQVESVKLIFERHPDIAVEFNAKNQHLKNACMNFLLSLVETLCQSLEKLSNEDLVEADIALTYLKDAGYKVDWLEKKLDQLKDKKEGEQSCLARLQEIEENLQKLKQKCSELDVLAEEEKTELSATRTALSFDDIV; encoded by the exons ATGGATGGGCATATGAAGAAGAAACTCACTTGTGTTTTCAAACACTTGTGTTTGCAACAAGATGACGAGTGCCACTACTCTCTTCCCTTCAAGGTCGCCGGCTGCGATTG GCGGCTTGTTGCTTTTCGCAAAAGAGATACGGATGGTGGCTACTTGTCCATGTATCTGGATCTCGCCCCTGGAACGCTCCCACCAGGATGGAGAAGAGACGTGAAGTTTAGCCTCACTCTCGTGACTAAGGGCTTGCCTAGTTTGACCAAAACATTAG GAGGGCAAGGCTGTTTCGATGCAGAGAATAACAGCTGTGGCTTTGAAGAGTTCTTGCCTCTTTCCAAACTTTGGAGATACCTGGATGATTACAGACTCACTATCATCGCTGAACTAGACGTTATCCCAGCTGTTGTGTTACCAGAGGAACCTGCACACATGATTATTAAACCATCTCTGAGCTGCAACCAAGCTTATGATGATGCATCTGTCAGTAGATCTCAGGTGGAGCAAGTGTCTTGTCAATTGGAGCAAAAAAATGAGAACCATGATTCAGATGAAAATGGTGGTAAATGGTTTAACACTGTGGCTTCTGTTAAGGAGATTCAACCTGTAAAGGAGACAACTAATGTCAACGGGTTTGAGGTTTTGTCTTCTCAG GTAGAATCTGTGAAGCTTATATTCGAGAGACACCCAGACATCGCTGTGGAGTTTAACGCAAAGAACCAACATCTCAAGAACGCATGTATGAACTTCTTGCTAAGCTTAGTGGAGACGTTATGCCAGTCACTTGAGAAGCTCTCCAATGAAGATCTAGTGGAAGCAGACATTGCGTTGACATACTTGAAAGATGCAGGTTATAAGGTGGATTGGCTGGAGAAGAAGCTAGACCAACTAAAAGACAAAAAGGAGGGTGAGCAGTCTTGTTTGGCTCGGCTCCAAGAAATCGAGGAAAATCTACAGAAACTGAAGCAGAAGTGTTCAGAGCTGGATGTTCTTGCGGAGGAGGAGAAGACAGAGTTGTCAGCCACAAGAACTGCTCTGTCTTTCGATGATATTGTTTGA
- the LOC108817010 gene encoding MATH domain and coiled-coil domain-containing protein At3g58270: MLSQLDSLASSSLMGERVEKRYTWVLKNFSDLQAEPTYSLPFVFAGCNWNIIAYPKGYEKCRHLSLFLGIVNPESLPSGWRRELKFRLTLVNKLWSCDTKVLEGQSWFDASSSAWGFKEFIPLSTVRFRDNKFLVGDKLVIVAELHLFPLVVETVKIIEPLSCNEGSQVAADESRNAAASSQEKVDFDVSQDIPSVDASEEGLDDDAGASQEGSDDDAGSEEGQNDDDDDASSLVSEDGSKEKGLLNQSNSLKEGSLTVENCGMMSNNVASETEVSNVDDAPIEDPEDDDDVIEHDQGDDNASSLASGVSDRDVGSLNKFEGTSQREEDGDIKCDKVASVTEASNDFPEKVQPVKETKYVNGFQVFSSQVESVSHIFKRHPDIALEFRPKNQEIRRAYMNELLSLIEMLCQSPEKLSEDDLSNADDTLADLIDVGFKLDWLKIKLDEVSEKKKKEKGSETRLQTMEEQLLKLKLMFLNLETQLQKEKEEALAARAPLSFNDVVY, from the exons ATGCTCTCACAACTCGATTCCCTAGCATCCTCTTCTTTAATGGGTGAGCGAGTTGAAAAGAGATATACTTGGGTTTTGAAAAACTTCTCAGATTTGCAAGCCGAGCCTACCTACTCTCTCCCTTTCGTCTTCGCCGGTTGCAATTGGAATATTATAGCTTACCCCAAGGGGTATGAGAAGTGCAGACACTTATCTCTGTTTCTGGGTATTGTAAATCCTGAATCTTTGCCATCAGGATGGAGAAGAGAATTGAAGTTTCGCCTCACTCTTGTTAACAAGCTTTGGAGTTGTGATACCAAAGTATTAG AAGGACAAAGTTGGTTCGATGCAAGTAGTAGCGCTTGGGGGTTTAAAGAGTTCATTCCCCTTTCAACAGTTCGTTTCAGAGATAATAAATTTCTGGTTGGTGACAAACTTGTTATTGTCGCTGAACTACACCTTTTTCCACTTGTTGTGGAAACTGTCAAGATTATTGAACCTCTGAGCTGCAATGAAGGAAGCCAAGTTGCTGCTGATGAATCTCGGAATGCTGCTGCATCATCTCAAGAGAAAGTAGACTTTGATGTCTCTCAGGACATTCCCTCTGTCGATGCATCTGAAGAGGGTTTGGATGATGATGCTGGGGCATCTCAAGAGGGCTCAGATGATGATGCTGGATCTGAAGAGGGTcaaaatgatgatgatgatgatgcttcaTCTCTTGTTTCTGAAGATGGAAGTAAGGAAAAAGGTCTCTTGAATCAATCAAATTCTTTGAAGGAGGGATCTCTAACAGTAGAAAATTGTGGTATGATGTCTAACAATGTGGCATCTGAGACTGAGGTTTCCAATGTAGATGATGCGCCTATAGAGGATccagaggatgatgatgatgtaatTGAACATGATCAGGGTGATGATAATGCTTCATCTCTTGCTTCCGGTGTTAGTGACAGAGATGTAGGTTCTCTAAACAAATTTGAGGGCACGTCTCAGAGAGAAGAGGATGGTGATATCAAGTGTGACAAGGTAGCATCTGTTACTGAGGCTTCCAATGATTTTCCGGAGAAGGTTCAACCAGTAAAGGAAACCAAATATGTTAATGGTTTTCAGGTTTTTTCTTCTCAG GTAGAATCAGTGAGCCATATATTCAAAAGACACCCGGACATAGCATTAGAGTTCCGTCCAAAGAACCAAGAGATCAGAAGAGCTTACATGAATGAACTCCTTAGCCTAATTGAGATGCTGTGCCAGTCACCAGAGAAGCTCTCCGAGGATGATCTGAGCAATGCTGACGACACACTGGCTGATCTGATTGATGTCGGTTTTAAGTTGGATTGGCTGAAGATAAAGCTGGATGAGGTTtctgagaagaaaaagaaggaaaaggGTAGTGAGACTCGGCTACAAACAATGGAAGAACAGTTGCTGAAGCTGAAGCTTATGTTCTTGAATCTTGAAACTCAGCTG